The following DNA comes from Candidatus Thiodictyon syntrophicum.
ATGTCAAGCGTGACACGCGCCTCTATGCGATGCGGGAGGCGGCAGAACTGATCGGCAGGAGCGACCAGACGATCCGGGATGCCGAGGCGGAGGGCAAACTCCCGACACCGGAAATTGGTCGCAACGGGAAGCGGATCGGCTATACCCTCGCGCAGATCAATGCTGCGCGCGACGTTTTGGGTACGCGCCTGAGGCGAGGGGCGGACGAGGAGCCGGTCGTTATCGGGTGCCAGTCCTTCAAGGGTGGTTCCGGGAAGACCACGACGGCGGTGCATCTGACGCAATACCTGGCGCGGCAGGGTCTACGGGTCTTGTTGGTGGATTGCGATCCGCAGGCCTCGGCGACTGCAATCTTCGGCTATGTGCCGGAGGCCGACCTGAGCCCGGATGAGACGCTCTTGCCGTTCCTGGAGGGGGACCGGGCCGATCTGGCATACGCGGTGAGACCAACCTACTTCGACGGCGTCTTTCTGGTGCCTTCCAATTTGCACCTGTATCGCTCGGAGTACACCCTGGCGGCGGGCACCGCGAAGTTGGATCGGCTCAAGGACGGCATCGACACGATTGCGGTGAATTTCGATGTGGTGGTGATCGACCCTCCCCCTTCGCTGGGCATGATCAGCCTGAACGCGCTGTACGCGAGCAACGCGTTGATCATCCCGATGTCCCTTGGCCTGCTGGACTTCTACAGTACCGTT
Coding sequences within:
- a CDS encoding AAA family ATPase, with amino-acid sequence MRAKRSIEDLLGRIQGVRDRLKDYNLAPDHVKRDTRLYAMREAAELIGRSDQTIRDAEAEGKLPTPEIGRNGKRIGYTLAQINAARDVLGTRLRRGADEEPVVIGCQSFKGGSGKTTTAVHLTQYLARQGLRVLLVDCDPQASATAIFGYVPEADLSPDETLLPFLEGDRADLAYAVRPTYFDGVFLVPSNLHLYRSEYTLAAGTAKLDRLKDGIDTIAVNFDVVVIDPPPSLGMISLNALYASNALIIPMSLGLLDFYSTVSFIQMLNETLDVIERRVGTVRSKFVKVLMTRVNEVKPVHVQLADHLQASFGTYLMKARMHDSAAVDNAGVMMRTVYELEKTAANRKTLLRAMMLFDLVNAEILTLVRSTWPSHHKALRAQGLM